One Scophthalmus maximus strain ysfricsl-2021 chromosome 1, ASM2237912v1, whole genome shotgun sequence genomic region harbors:
- the spaca6 gene encoding sperm acrosome associated 6 isoform X1, which translates to MSATSALWRLCVSLLFSTSLSCYQCLDDLNLGLRLCWGHMLTEQGIRNVGACFRKLDRIFNNNERVIEAGRVGKGYDKQLKELLEAEILPMAEEFDKKENDETVYEERLQTAADNFIAAASKLPRVSGCFPPCGFQSAGAVFNCVTCHYDSCEFPLDCPVKEMKAKENKRIQMWCNVPFHLPVDMEVIWRFAEEVNTQQVDQFNEVTAGMDRLYSIPSTSLQHQGTYQCEIYSGRRSIVRLYFYLAVTPQVVEGHSELQEIFDLSLLPGGRLVPSPPPLPHLLLLLLLPSPLLLTACITALLLLLFLSLGILYRSLKTRQSSPPEQVDEDEDL; encoded by the exons ATGTCTGCCACGTCTGCTTTGTGGCGCTTGTGTGTCAGCTTGCTGTTCAGCACCTCTCTAAGCTGCTATCAATGCCTGGATGATTTGAATTTAGGTCTTCGCCTGTGCTGGGGTCACATGTTAACTGAGCAAGGGATTAGAAATGTTGGCGCCTGCTTCAGGAAGCTGGACCGTATATTCAACAACAATGAGAGGGTGATCGAGGCTGGCAGAGTGG GTAAAGGTTATGACAAACAGCTGAAGGAGCTTTTGGAGGCAGAGATCTTGCCCATGGCAGAAGAATTCGACAAAAAGGAGAATGACG AAACAGTGTATGAGGAAAGGTTGCAGACAGCAGCAGACAATTTCATCGCAGCTGCCTCCAAACTGCCTAGAG TCTCTGGATGTTTCCCTCCATGCG GTTTTCAGAGTGCCGGTGCAGTGTTCAACTGTGTTACCTGCCATTATGACTCCTGTGAATTCCCTCTGGACTGTCCAG TCAAAGAAATGAAGGCAAAGGAGAACAAAAGGATCCAAATGTGGTGCAATGTGCCGTTCCACCTGCCAGTCGACATGGAGGTAATCTGGAGGTTTGCCGAAGAG GTGAACACCCAGCAGGTGGATCAGTTTAACGAAGTGACTGCAGGGATGGACAGGCTGTATTCGATCCCTTCAACCAGCCTGCAGCATCAGGGCACCTACCAGTGTGAGATCTACTCAGGCCGACGCTCCATTGTGAGACTATACTTCTATCTTGCAG tgaCCCCCCAGGTTGTGGAGGGCCactcagagctgcaggagatATTCGACCTGTCTCTGCTCCCAGGAGGGCGCTTAGTcccttcgcctcctcctcttccccacctcctcctcctcctcctcctcccttcgcCACTGCTCCTCACGGCCTGTATAActgctttgctgctgctgctattcCTCTCCCTtgg GATTCTCTATCGGTCATTAAAAACAAGGCAATCAAGTCCTCCTGAACAagtggatgaagatgaagatttaTGA
- the spaca6 gene encoding sperm acrosome associated 6 isoform X2, giving the protein MLTEQGIRNVGACFRKLDRIFNNNERVIEAGRVGKGYDKQLKELLEAEILPMAEEFDKKENDETVYEERLQTAADNFIAAASKLPRVSGCFPPCGFQSAGAVFNCVTCHYDSCEFPLDCPVKEMKAKENKRIQMWCNVPFHLPVDMEVIWRFAEEVNTQQVDQFNEVTAGMDRLYSIPSTSLQHQGTYQCEIYSGRRSIVRLYFYLAVTPQVVEGHSELQEIFDLSLLPGGRLVPSPPPLPHLLLLLLLPSPLLLTACITALLLLLFLSLGILYRSLKTRQSSPPEQVDEDEDL; this is encoded by the exons ATGTTAACTGAGCAAGGGATTAGAAATGTTGGCGCCTGCTTCAGGAAGCTGGACCGTATATTCAACAACAATGAGAGGGTGATCGAGGCTGGCAGAGTGG GTAAAGGTTATGACAAACAGCTGAAGGAGCTTTTGGAGGCAGAGATCTTGCCCATGGCAGAAGAATTCGACAAAAAGGAGAATGACG AAACAGTGTATGAGGAAAGGTTGCAGACAGCAGCAGACAATTTCATCGCAGCTGCCTCCAAACTGCCTAGAG TCTCTGGATGTTTCCCTCCATGCG GTTTTCAGAGTGCCGGTGCAGTGTTCAACTGTGTTACCTGCCATTATGACTCCTGTGAATTCCCTCTGGACTGTCCAG TCAAAGAAATGAAGGCAAAGGAGAACAAAAGGATCCAAATGTGGTGCAATGTGCCGTTCCACCTGCCAGTCGACATGGAGGTAATCTGGAGGTTTGCCGAAGAG GTGAACACCCAGCAGGTGGATCAGTTTAACGAAGTGACTGCAGGGATGGACAGGCTGTATTCGATCCCTTCAACCAGCCTGCAGCATCAGGGCACCTACCAGTGTGAGATCTACTCAGGCCGACGCTCCATTGTGAGACTATACTTCTATCTTGCAG tgaCCCCCCAGGTTGTGGAGGGCCactcagagctgcaggagatATTCGACCTGTCTCTGCTCCCAGGAGGGCGCTTAGTcccttcgcctcctcctcttccccacctcctcctcctcctcctcctcccttcgcCACTGCTCCTCACGGCCTGTATAActgctttgctgctgctgctattcCTCTCCCTtgg GATTCTCTATCGGTCATTAAAAACAAGGCAATCAAGTCCTCCTGAACAagtggatgaagatgaagatttaTGA
- the si:dkey-79d12.5 gene encoding protein BTG3 produces MKREVKAGVNFFKRLLVARGKLDETKAGLFAEKLQKLLCEKYVDHWYPDCPSKGQAYRCIRINNGVLCDDVILKACEESELTPSGLGVLPEVTVWIDPLEVCARSGENSRPFRIASFEEEKEDEEGGLEGEQDDSSVDSTNLETSDYHSATSSDCGSAASSDTEEEAKDGEKEVVKKEEAAEGDTFAIAMVPRIRKPHGEGPNKVKYVKNMLPATLQYFYHPAPVWPQYKKAVPVFLTTVCAPPPPPPPPQVFGYYILPQAPPQFILPQTTLQPWGAVKG; encoded by the exons ATGAAAAGAGAGGTGAAAGCCGGAGTCAACTTCTTCAAACGCCTGCTTGTGGCACGTGGCAAACTAGATGAGACCAAAGCAGGGTTGTTTGCCGAGAAGCTACAGAAGCTTTTATGTGAAAAGTATGTTGATCACTGGTACCCTGACTGCCCCAGCAAAGGCCAGGCATACAG ATGCATCCGCATAAATAACGGAGTACTCTGTGACGACGTGATCCTGAAGGCATGTGAGGAGAGTGAGCTCACACCCAGTGGGCTGGGCGTACTGCCAGAGGTCACCGTGTGGATCGACCCACTGGAGGTGTGCGCAAG ATCTGGAGAGAACAGCAGGCCCTTCAGAATAGCCAGCTtcgaggaggaaaaggaggatgaggaaggaggCTTGGAGGGAGAACAGGATGACTCTTCAGTCGATTCGACAAACCTGGAAACATCAGATTACCACTCTGCCACCTCTTCAGATTGTGGCTCCGCCGCGTCgagtgacacagaggaggaggcaaaggATGGTGAGAAGGAGGTCGtcaagaaggaggaggcagcagaagGTGACACCTTCGCGATAGCCATGGTGCCCAGGATTCGGAAGCCCCATGGAGAAGGACCAAATAAAGTCAAATACGTCAAAAATATG CTCCCTGCAACCCTCCAGTACTTCTACCACCCCGCACCAGTTTGGCCTCAGTACAAGAAGGCCGTCCCAGTGTTCCTCACCACGGTGTGTGCGCCTCCTCCGCCACCGCCCCCTCCGCAGGTATTTGGCTACTACATCTTGCCGCAGGCGCCTCCGCAGTTCATCCTGCCTCAGACTACTCTGCAGCCGTGGGGAGCTGTGAAGGGTTAG